Sequence from the Nilaparvata lugens isolate BPH chromosome 10, ASM1435652v1, whole genome shotgun sequence genome:
TAAAAGAATAGAAGgtcataatagtatatttcgcacctagggccgaaaatgagacttttccggctcgaaatcaattttcaagtctgaggccgtaggccgaggactagaaaagattgtgagccggaaaaacatttttgcccgtggtgcgaacgctatttttcgccacacagaaaaataaacaatatatatatgagaataattgtttattaagcacttccgaaagcaaaagtagaaggtcatagctctagcaaatctgaggtaatctgaatatcaggaaattgtccaagtatttttattttttattctgatttgtataaataacctaaaagattatgttcaattatgtaagaggttgagtttatactttttattcttccaaatgacaataagatgatattattataaatgttttgattcttgaataataaacacaaataatgaaaagttttttgatcagctgttttagcacacttgaaatttggccaatctgaatgtcaacgtcaacaatgcttgttgtcgacttcggaagtttaggttagaagttctatcctactctgaaaatcgaatttgaatagtttataatatatatcttatctgtattttattcatccaaataaaatgatagtatcctgttgcagaatacttattcaattctagaagcataaactgatttcgtttcataaattatttgtaaaaacatTCAGCaacatggatattgcccaagtagttccaaaattattcaccatgtttcgtgataaacgaagtactatgaggtttgaggttagattctattatactctgaaaatttaatttgaatagtttataatatctcatttgtatttcattcatccaaatagaatgatagtatcttatcgcaaaatactttattcaattctagaagcataaactgattccgttccATAacctattttgtaaacacgttcacatcaattcagaatcagctgacttcaaggttattttacagccctagggccgttaaaattttaccggcctggtcagaaaacaatcactttcggcctccatatgacgcacgtaaaccagctcattacatccaagtggggcgaaaaataatttaaaacaattttttttcaaatttccatgcATCTTTTTATTTGGTACTCGAGGAAGCAAACAAATATAGTTTCTAAATCTATGCGAAGCTgtgaataaataactatacaaatcaaaattgatgttcaaaatatagaatacaatatctTCCTATCAATAGAGACATAGATGTTATACACTAAATAATCTGAGACAGTGTTTTCCCATTTCTAAGCTAGGTAAAAATAGTGATAAATTCTACTATATTAGTCTATCAAATTTAAGATGAgaaatacaaaagatagaagAATGAGGACGTATACTTCAAGGAAATAGAGGATAAATTGATGGAGGAacttaaaaaatttgaatatgatCCAGATTCGAGAATCATTCATTCAGATGATACAATTTGAATCTGATATAAATTCCTCCAAGATATCcttcataaaaaattaattaacgaTTTACAATGGATATTATAATTCAACTTTTATAAACTCTACATAGAACTCAAAGTGAGAAtacaaaaaactacaaaatgaacaaattaataaatttatgaaagaaATAAAACTAAATCTTCTATTAGCTATGGAATTACAAAATTTTGTTTTAGCCTAATTCAATAAAGACTATAATAAATTAGTAACATTtagagaaaaaattatgaatttcagACGACTTTAATACAaaactattgataaatataGAGAATTTTAATAGTAAGGTTATCAATAAATAGACATTTACAAAAACATTACGATAGCTTCAGAAACAAAAACACTtgagtgccagttgcacaaaagccggtaaaattttaaccgtgattaataccacgagaaccaatcagagaagccgtcttttcaaaaattccTTCACTgaatggttctcgtgaaattaatcacggttaaaattcaaccggcttttgtgcaaccgggcctgaaatctattgattatcaatatatttgtaTTACTCTACAATAAAATACTGTGATGTATAAATTTgtgcattttgatgaattaatcACCATTATCACAAAATGAAATGAtccaaattttttgaaaaacttagaTTCACAATCTACAAATTTGCTACATATTCAAACACTACACAATCtactgattttgtttcaaatttcaatttttttaaattttattttattatattttataaactatGATAATTCATCAACATATTTACACAATATAAAGTTACAAGTTGTGTTAATTATAAAGAAAACTAATCATTCACATAATAGAACACAAATATTGTTCTGCTGATGATTTACTATTTATATCTCAAAAACAATTCTTTTTTTTGTCATTACATGAATCATTGTCGCtgcataaaaaaaaatgatacaCAACATTTTGTTGACGATTTACTATTCATAAATCAAAAACAATTCCAGGttatgatggtttcttgattcattccgagctgctttgtataaacacacttttttttatgaatttgaacacgacatgcagtcgattattaagtaaatattaaaaacttttacttccTGACTGTTAGTACTGTACttacagtcagtaagtaaaagtttttaatatttacttaataaatattactaaatataatctaataatattagaacacgactgcatgtcgtgttcaaatacataaaaagagtaaaaacaattcattatttttgtcaCTAATTACATAGATAATTGTCCCTGCATACAGCACaatgatttgaaacatttttgttGATGAACTACCTATTCAAACTTTAAAAACAAcaaactattcattattttatcatgaattattcattatttactaATAAATTTGGATGAATTATTCACCATAGCTCGGGAAAAAGCTGCCTCAGATTGACAGTGGCATTTACATCACTGTCAGGAGACCCGATCGATTCATAACCATGATCATCAGAATGACCTTCTTCGCAAAAACATTTCTCTCCCAATTCTATCAAAGATGGCTTTTCATCTACCTCGACAATTTCCACATCACTGTCGTCAGTATCTGGACAGTAACTGCTACTGTCCTGACAGTAACTGCTACCGTCCTGACAGTAACTGCTACTGTCCTGACAGTAACTGTTATTGTCACAGTCTTCACTGATTACCACCTCTTCAGCTACAGCTGTAGTACAACAAACCTCCCCAATTACCACATCTCCCATAAACACAAAATTCCCACCTTCGTCTGCCGACTGTGTGCAGATCAACACTATCGGCTCTGCAGACGGCTCCGCCACACGTGGCTGTATCGGCACGTACGGTCGGCCGACTGTCTTCAGGGAGTCGGCGGGTTTTACGCGGATGTTACGCTGTGCGGTCGGTCTGATAATGGCCTTCTTCTGAGTGTCTGTGGGCTGTACACAGATTTTATCCGCCACAGACTCTCTGCAGACGAGAGAAGTAACCCCATTTGTGTACTGTACGCTCATGTTACGTTTCTCTTCAACGCAGATCTTCTTCGGAACGTCGGTAACATCATCTTCTGATTTTATGCGGATGTTACACATCTCCTCCAAAGACTGTTTGTAGACGTTCTTCGGAGCCTCAGTTACTCCATTTGCAGGCAGTAGTTTGATGTTACGTTGCTCTGTGGCCAGTACGCTCATGTTACGTTGTTCCCCAACAGACTGTTTATAGACGTTCTTTGGAGCCTCAGGCAGTACTTTGATGTTACGTTGCTCTGTGGCCAGTACGTTC
This genomic interval carries:
- the LOC120353303 gene encoding uncharacterized protein LOC120353303 isoform X1, giving the protein MDSDGPSAACSPSADSMQTYASSSTAASPLATYNASTELEMEEVKHVVSNDIIPSKHSLFKPYLTLEPGNINVESAEQRNINVNSAGETIGTSQNVCRESVGEQRNMNVLATEQRNIKVLPEAPKNVYKQSVGEQRNMSVLATEQRNIKLLPANGVTEAPKNVYKQSLEEMCNIRIKSEDDVTDVPKKICVEEKRNMSVQYTNGVTSLVCRESVADKICVQPTDTQKKAIIRPTAQRNIRVKPADSLKTVGRPYVPIQPRVAEPSAEPIVLICTQSADEGGNFVFMGDVVIGEVCCTTAVAEEVVISEDCDNNSYCQDSSSYCPDTDDSDVEIVEVDEKPSLIELGEKCFCEEGHSDDHGYESIGSPDSDVNATVNLRQLFPELW
- the LOC120353303 gene encoding uncharacterized protein LOC120353303 isoform X2, which codes for MDSDGPSAACSPSADSMQTYASSSTAASPLATYNASTELEMEEVKHVVSNDIIPSKHSLFKPYLTLEPGNINVESAEQRNINVNSAGETIGTSQNVCRESVGEQRNMNVLATEQRNIKVLPEAPKNVYKQSVGEQRNMSVLATEQRNIKLLPANGVTEAPKNVYKQSLEEMCNIRIKSEDDVTDVPKKICVEEKRNMSVQYTNGVTSLVCRESVADKICVQPTDTQKKAIIRPTAQRNIRVKPADSLKTVGRPYVPIQPRVAEPSAEPIVLICTQSADEGGNFVFMGDVVIGEVCCTTAVAEEVVISEDCDNNSYCQDSSSYCPDTDDSDVEIVEVDEKPSLIELGEKCFCEEGHSDDHGYESIGSPDSDVNATVNLRQLFPELW